A genomic region of Rubrivirga sp. SAORIC476 contains the following coding sequences:
- a CDS encoding AbgT family transporter: protein MDPTAAPAPAPSQTGILGWIERVGNRLPDPVFLFLYLIGGLVGISLIASWFDWSALHPTSVGDDGAPLVIAAESLLSAANIQRLWVEMPTTFTHFHPLGYVLVVMLGAGVAERTGLFGTAMRAAVRNAPTLLLTPVVALVAMMGNLAADAAYVVLIPLAAVIYHAAGRHPIAGIAASFAGVSGGFSANLLPGQLDALLFGITQEAVETIVPTWEANIAGNWYFIAAMVFVSIPVIWYVTDRIIEPRLGTYVPDADHAEDPDADQAITADESKGLRWAGLASLAVIALWAFFTLGPGTPLIDEAATPEARLSPFYRSLVAGFFVLFLAAGWAYGRAVGMVKSHRDIVKMMAGSMEDLAYYLVLAFAAAHFVAMFNWSNLGLIVAVHGANGLEQMALPTPILLMLIVLFTGVTNLFVGSASAKWALLAPVLVPMLMLVGISPEMTTAAYRVGDGATNIITPLMVYFPLILIFCQRWVKGFGLGSLAALMVPYSFGLMVVGLVLVGMWVAFDIPLGPGAAVEYVLPSAP from the coding sequence ATGGACCCCACTGCTGCCCCCGCGCCCGCGCCCTCTCAGACTGGCATCCTCGGCTGGATCGAGCGCGTCGGCAACCGACTGCCCGACCCGGTCTTCCTGTTCCTCTACCTGATCGGCGGGCTCGTCGGCATCAGCCTGATCGCGTCGTGGTTCGACTGGTCGGCGCTGCACCCGACGAGCGTCGGGGACGACGGGGCGCCGTTGGTGATCGCAGCGGAGAGCCTCTTGTCGGCCGCGAACATCCAGCGGCTGTGGGTCGAGATGCCGACGACGTTTACCCACTTCCACCCCCTGGGCTACGTCCTCGTGGTGATGCTGGGCGCGGGCGTCGCCGAGCGGACGGGCCTGTTCGGGACCGCCATGCGCGCGGCGGTCCGCAACGCGCCCACGCTGCTGCTGACGCCGGTCGTCGCGCTGGTCGCCATGATGGGCAACCTGGCGGCCGACGCGGCCTACGTGGTGCTGATCCCGCTCGCGGCCGTGATCTACCACGCGGCCGGGCGTCATCCCATCGCCGGCATCGCGGCGTCGTTCGCGGGCGTCTCGGGCGGTTTCTCGGCCAACCTGCTGCCGGGCCAACTCGATGCATTGCTGTTCGGCATCACCCAGGAGGCGGTCGAGACCATCGTGCCGACCTGGGAGGCCAACATCGCGGGCAACTGGTACTTCATCGCCGCGATGGTCTTCGTCTCGATCCCGGTGATCTGGTACGTGACCGACCGGATCATCGAGCCGCGGCTGGGGACCTACGTGCCCGACGCCGACCACGCCGAAGACCCAGACGCCGATCAGGCCATCACGGCCGACGAGTCGAAGGGCCTGCGCTGGGCGGGGCTCGCCAGTCTCGCTGTGATCGCGCTCTGGGCCTTCTTCACCCTCGGGCCCGGCACGCCGCTGATCGACGAGGCCGCCACCCCCGAGGCGCGCCTGTCGCCGTTCTACCGGTCTCTCGTCGCCGGCTTCTTCGTGCTCTTCCTCGCGGCCGGGTGGGCCTACGGGCGCGCCGTCGGCATGGTGAAGAGCCACCGCGACATCGTCAAGATGATGGCCGGCTCGATGGAGGACCTCGCCTACTACCTCGTGCTCGCGTTCGCGGCCGCCCACTTCGTGGCCATGTTCAACTGGTCCAACCTCGGCCTGATCGTGGCGGTGCACGGGGCCAACGGCCTGGAGCAGATGGCGCTGCCGACGCCGATCCTGCTGATGCTGATCGTGCTGTTCACCGGCGTCACGAACCTGTTCGTCGGGTCGGCCAGTGCCAAGTGGGCGCTGCTCGCGCCGGTGCTGGTGCCCATGCTGATGCTCGTCGGCATCAGCCCCGAGATGACCACGGCTGCCTACCGCGTGGGCGACGGCGCGACCAACATCATCACGCCGCTGATGGTCTACTTCCCGCTGATCCTGATCTTCTGTCAGCGCTGGGTGAAGGGCTTCGGCCTGGGAAGCCTCGCGGCCCTCATGGTGCCGTACTCGTTCGGGCTGATGGTCGTCGGGCTCGTGCTCGTCGGGATGTGGGTGGCGTTCGACATCCCGCTCGGACCGGGCGCGGCTGTCGAGTACGTGCTGCCGTCCGCCCCGTAG
- a CDS encoding phage holin family protein gives MKLLLRWLASAAALLAVSYLVPGVVVAGFVAALIAALVIGLVNATIGWVVKLITTPIRWLTLGLFTLVINAVLFWLATQFVDGFDVDGPVAALIGSLAYGLLAAFIQGLVGGKKKK, from the coding sequence ATGAAGTTGCTCCTCCGCTGGCTCGCCAGTGCCGCCGCCCTGCTCGCCGTCTCCTACCTCGTGCCCGGCGTCGTCGTCGCAGGCTTCGTCGCCGCCCTGATCGCGGCTCTCGTGATCGGTCTCGTCAACGCCACCATCGGCTGGGTGGTCAAGCTGATCACGACCCCGATCCGCTGGCTGACGCTGGGCCTGTTCACGCTCGTCATCAACGCCGTCCTGTTCTGGCTCGCGACCCAGTTCGTGGACGGGTTCGACGTAGACGGCCCGGTGGCCGCGCTGATCGGGTCGCTCGCCTACGGCCTCCTCGCCGCGTTCATCCAGGGCCTCGTCGGCGGCAAGAAAAAGAAGTAG
- a CDS encoding prephenate dehydrogenase, which produces MPDTSRRVAVIGTGLIGGSLALALRDRQPHVEVVAFDRDADQLSLAIERAAATSGAASPADAAAEADLVVLAVPTGAMRATLAEIAPALRPGTLVTDVASVKGPVAEAASDCLPETVTFVGGHPMAGAERGGMAHADALLFENAVYVLTPTGSAEADPRAVWLARSVGARPVVMAPDRHDAVVAAVSHLPQLAAVALVRLAAEVGDDALALAAGGFRDMTRIASSPFGMWGDILGANRDAVLAMLETYTDGLGALHDAVRSGDLSALEVAFERSAATRSAIPSHAKGFLTPLAEVTLWAEDRVGFLAAVTGALAEARLNIKDMELLRVRENEGGAFRLAFADGPAADAAIGVLRNLGLRAERR; this is translated from the coding sequence GTGCCTGACACGTCCCGCCGCGTCGCAGTCATCGGGACCGGCCTCATCGGCGGCTCGCTCGCGCTGGCACTCCGCGACCGCCAGCCGCACGTCGAGGTCGTCGCCTTCGACCGCGACGCCGACCAGCTGTCGCTCGCCATCGAACGAGCCGCGGCCACGTCCGGCGCCGCCTCCCCCGCCGACGCCGCCGCCGAGGCGGACCTCGTGGTGCTCGCCGTGCCGACCGGCGCGATGCGCGCCACTCTCGCCGAGATCGCGCCCGCCCTCCGCCCCGGTACCCTCGTCACTGACGTGGCATCCGTCAAAGGCCCCGTCGCGGAGGCTGCGAGCGACTGCCTGCCCGAGACCGTCACGTTCGTCGGCGGGCACCCGATGGCGGGAGCCGAGCGCGGCGGCATGGCCCACGCGGACGCGCTCCTGTTCGAGAACGCAGTCTATGTCCTGACTCCCACCGGCAGCGCGGAGGCCGATCCGCGGGCGGTCTGGCTGGCACGGTCGGTGGGCGCCCGCCCGGTCGTGATGGCGCCCGACCGGCACGACGCCGTCGTCGCGGCCGTCAGCCACCTGCCCCAGCTCGCCGCCGTCGCCCTGGTCCGCCTCGCGGCCGAGGTGGGCGACGACGCGCTGGCGCTCGCCGCGGGCGGCTTCCGCGACATGACGCGCATCGCCAGCTCGCCGTTCGGCATGTGGGGCGATATCCTGGGCGCCAACCGCGACGCGGTCCTCGCGATGCTGGAGACCTACACCGACGGCCTGGGCGCGCTCCACGACGCCGTGCGCTCGGGGGACCTGTCTGCGCTGGAAGTCGCCTTCGAGCGCTCGGCTGCGACCCGAAGCGCGATCCCGTCGCACGCGAAAGGCTTCCTGACGCCGCTCGCCGAGGTGACGCTCTGGGCCGAGGATCGCGTCGGCTTCCTGGCCGCCGTGACGGGTGCGCTCGCTGAGGCGCGGCTCAACATCAAGGACATGGAGTTGCTCCGGGTGCGCGAGAACGAGGGCGGCGCCTTCCGCCTCGCCTTCGCCGATGGCCCGGCGGCGGACGCGGCCATCGGGGTCCTCCGGAACCTGGGGCTGCGGGCGGAGCGACGGTGA
- a CDS encoding helicase HerA domain-containing protein — MPDVAPYEGLGVFYLGREVDPATAEVTDAPILYDSADLTTHAFIVGMTGSGKTGLGVSLIEEAALDKIPVIAIDPKGDLGNLALQFPDLAASDFRPWVDEGEATREGISADDLAARTAAMWRDGLTQWDQPADRIQRLRDAAAVTLYTPGSDAGVPVSVLGSFDPPPPDARSGEAFTERVDASVSGLLSLLGVEADAMSSPEHVFLAKVVGDAWAAGRSLTLADLIGALQTPPFDTIGVLPVDAFFPARTRTGLAMKLNGLLASPGFAAWAQGEPLDADRLFYGDDGTPQVSVMSIAHLGDEERMFFVTRLLGEVLAWMRRQSGTGSLRAILYMDEIYGYLPPSANPATKTLLLTLLKQARAFGLGVVLATQNPVDMDYKALSNCGTWFVGRLQTERDKERLLDGLEGASQATGFDRAEVDRMLSGIGKRRFLLHNVHEKAPTLLATRWVLSYLAGPLTRTQIGTLMADRKAAAAPPASVPAPTPSTAPASVEDTSEAEASGPPSVDVPQVFLAGEPADRYVPMLLARAEVPYQRKSLDVDHTERFTVLIEVADGDPQWGAAEPLAERPATRTTPADGATFAPLPEGTDASRFGRWEADLRRWLQQEHPLRLLQNKELKATSKPGEDERAFRIRLGQLAREARDAQKEDLRTRYASKLQTLEKRMASAQDAIDREAAQASQRKTDTLVRVGTTLLGAFLGGRSRRSTLSQIGVTARSAGRMSKESSDVARAEQKLDALKADYADLDAQLQREMDDIDLTASPESAPLETVEIQATQTSMHVAEMALAWVPFRRGPDGRLARA, encoded by the coding sequence ATGCCCGACGTGGCCCCCTACGAAGGCCTCGGCGTCTTCTACCTCGGCCGCGAGGTCGACCCGGCCACGGCCGAGGTCACCGACGCCCCGATCCTCTACGACTCCGCCGACCTGACCACCCACGCCTTCATCGTCGGCATGACGGGCTCGGGCAAGACCGGGCTGGGGGTCTCGCTCATCGAGGAGGCGGCGCTCGACAAGATCCCCGTCATCGCCATCGACCCGAAGGGCGACCTCGGTAACCTCGCGCTCCAGTTCCCCGACCTCGCGGCGTCCGACTTCCGGCCGTGGGTGGACGAGGGCGAGGCCACCCGCGAGGGCATCTCGGCCGACGACCTCGCCGCGCGCACCGCCGCCATGTGGCGCGATGGGCTCACGCAGTGGGACCAGCCCGCCGACCGCATCCAGCGCCTGCGCGACGCCGCCGCGGTGACCCTCTACACGCCCGGCTCCGATGCCGGGGTGCCGGTCTCCGTGCTCGGGTCGTTCGACCCGCCTCCGCCGGACGCCCGCTCGGGCGAGGCCTTCACCGAGCGCGTGGACGCGTCCGTGAGCGGGCTGCTGTCGCTGCTGGGCGTCGAGGCGGATGCGATGTCGAGCCCGGAGCACGTCTTCCTGGCCAAGGTGGTCGGCGACGCCTGGGCGGCGGGCCGGAGCCTGACGCTGGCCGACCTGATCGGCGCGCTCCAGACCCCGCCGTTCGACACCATCGGTGTGCTCCCCGTCGACGCCTTCTTCCCGGCGCGGACCCGAACCGGGCTGGCGATGAAGCTGAACGGGCTCCTCGCCTCGCCCGGCTTCGCGGCCTGGGCGCAGGGCGAGCCGCTCGACGCCGACCGCCTCTTCTACGGCGACGACGGCACGCCGCAGGTCTCGGTGATGTCCATCGCCCACCTCGGCGACGAGGAGCGGATGTTCTTCGTCACGCGCCTCCTCGGCGAGGTGCTCGCGTGGATGCGCCGCCAGTCGGGCACGGGCTCGCTGCGGGCGATCCTCTACATGGACGAGATCTACGGCTACCTGCCACCGAGCGCGAACCCGGCCACCAAGACGCTCCTGCTGACGCTCCTGAAGCAGGCCCGCGCGTTCGGGCTGGGCGTCGTCTTGGCGACCCAGAACCCGGTCGACATGGACTACAAGGCGCTCTCGAACTGCGGGACCTGGTTCGTCGGACGGTTGCAGACCGAGCGCGACAAGGAGCGGCTACTCGACGGCCTAGAGGGGGCGTCGCAGGCGACCGGGTTCGACCGCGCGGAGGTCGACCGGATGCTGTCCGGCATCGGCAAGCGGCGCTTCCTGCTCCACAACGTCCACGAGAAGGCGCCGACTCTGCTGGCGACGCGCTGGGTGCTGAGCTATCTCGCCGGTCCGCTCACACGCACGCAGATCGGGACGTTGATGGCCGACCGCAAGGCGGCCGCGGCCCCGCCCGCCTCGGTGCCCGCGCCGACCCCATCGACCGCACCGGCGTCGGTCGAGGACACGTCCGAGGCGGAGGCGTCCGGCCCGCCGAGCGTCGACGTGCCCCAGGTGTTCCTCGCTGGGGAGCCCGCGGACCGCTACGTGCCGATGCTGCTGGCTCGCGCGGAGGTGCCGTACCAGCGCAAGAGTCTCGACGTGGACCACACGGAGCGCTTTACCGTCCTGATCGAGGTCGCCGACGGCGACCCGCAGTGGGGCGCAGCCGAGCCGCTCGCCGAGCGCCCGGCCACCCGCACGACACCCGCCGATGGGGCCACGTTCGCGCCACTGCCCGAGGGCACCGATGCGTCGCGCTTCGGCCGCTGGGAGGCCGACCTGAGGCGGTGGCTCCAGCAGGAGCACCCCCTCCGCCTCCTCCAGAACAAGGAGTTGAAGGCGACCTCGAAGCCCGGCGAGGACGAGCGCGCGTTCCGGATCCGCCTGGGGCAACTGGCCCGCGAAGCGCGCGACGCCCAGAAGGAGGACCTCCGGACCCGGTATGCGTCCAAGCTTCAGACCCTCGAAAAGCGGATGGCGTCGGCGCAGGACGCGATCGACCGCGAGGCGGCGCAGGCGAGCCAGCGGAAGACCGACACGCTCGTCCGCGTGGGCACGACCCTCCTGGGTGCCTTCCTCGGCGGGCGCTCCCGCCGGTCCACGCTCAGCCAGATCGGCGTCACCGCGCGATCGGCCGGGCGGATGTCTAAGGAGTCGAGCGACGTCGCCCGAGCCGAGCAGAAGCTCGACGCCCTCAAGGCCGACTACGCCGACCTCGACGCGCAGCTCCAGCGGGAGATGGACGACATCGACCTGACCGCGAGCCCCGAGTCGGCCCCGCTGGAGACGGTCGAGATCCAGGCCACGCAAACGTCCATGCACGTCGCCGAGATGGCCCTCGCATGGGTCCCCTTCCGCCGCGGCCCCGATGGCCGCCTCGCCCGTGCCTGA
- a CDS encoding prolyl oligopeptidase family protein, which yields MRPLLLLTALAASGLAAQPADDFLWLEEVEGERAMEWVHAHNATTAAALQAEPVYDALYADALAVLTSDDRIAMPSILGDAITNFWTDEDNPRGIWRRASWASYLTGDPEWETLLNIDALGAAEDVPWAFKGATCLAPDYTRCLVRLSRGGADAVETREFDLTTKTFPEGGFFLPESKGVAAWIGEDDLLVSTDFGEGSMTDSGYPRVVKRWRRGTPLADAETVFEGETSDVGAWAASYRRGDEILPAVVHRPSFFEGSTYVLRDGDFVRLDVPLDADPGFVGDQLTLYLRSDWEVGGETYAGGSLVAIGAGAFFDGERAFTTVFAPTERQTVEGTASTRNTLLVALLDNVNGELRRFRYEGGVWQSETLDAPPLGSVGIVTASDDDDRFFFSYSSFLQPTTLFLAEADGTTRSVTQLPPSFDGSGLTVQQLETTSEDGTRVPYFVVHREDVTLDGSNPTQLYGYGGFEVSLTPSYSGINGSLWLERGGVFVLANIRGGGEFGPAWHRAAQRENRQLAFDDFLAVAEDLIARGITSPEHLGIRGGSNGGLLTGAAMTQRPDLFGAVVISVPLLDMRRYHTLLAGASWMAEYGDPDNPDDWAFISQYSPYQNLREGVAYPRPLFTTTTRDDRVHPGHARKMAARMEAMGLPVDYVENTEGGHGSGVTPDQQATMWASIYTYLWRQLGGAEG from the coding sequence ATGCGTCCCCTCCTCCTGTTGACTGCCCTCGCCGCCTCTGGCCTCGCCGCCCAGCCTGCCGACGACTTCCTCTGGCTCGAGGAGGTCGAGGGCGAACGCGCCATGGAATGGGTCCACGCCCACAACGCGACCACCGCTGCTGCGCTCCAGGCCGAGCCCGTCTACGATGCCCTCTACGCCGACGCGCTGGCGGTGCTGACCTCGGACGACCGCATCGCGATGCCGTCGATCCTCGGCGACGCGATCACCAACTTCTGGACCGACGAGGACAACCCGCGAGGGATCTGGCGACGCGCCTCCTGGGCGAGCTACCTCACCGGCGACCCGGAGTGGGAGACGCTTCTGAACATCGACGCGCTGGGCGCGGCGGAAGACGTGCCGTGGGCGTTCAAGGGCGCGACCTGCCTCGCGCCCGACTACACGCGGTGCCTCGTCCGCCTCTCGCGCGGCGGCGCCGACGCCGTCGAGACCCGCGAGTTCGACCTGACCACGAAGACGTTCCCCGAGGGCGGGTTCTTCCTGCCCGAGTCCAAGGGCGTCGCGGCCTGGATCGGGGAGGACGACCTGCTGGTGTCGACCGACTTCGGAGAGGGGTCCATGACCGACTCCGGGTACCCGCGCGTCGTCAAACGCTGGCGGCGGGGCACGCCCCTGGCCGACGCGGAGACCGTGTTCGAAGGCGAGACGTCGGACGTGGGCGCGTGGGCGGCGTCGTACCGCCGGGGCGACGAGATCCTTCCCGCCGTCGTCCACCGGCCGAGCTTCTTCGAGGGCAGCACCTACGTGCTTCGCGATGGCGACTTCGTCCGCCTCGACGTGCCGCTGGACGCCGACCCCGGCTTCGTGGGCGACCAGCTGACGCTCTACCTGCGGTCCGACTGGGAGGTCGGCGGGGAGACGTACGCGGGCGGCTCGCTCGTCGCCATCGGCGCGGGCGCGTTCTTCGACGGCGAGCGGGCCTTCACCACCGTGTTCGCGCCGACGGAGCGGCAGACGGTGGAGGGGACCGCGTCCACCCGCAACACGCTGCTGGTGGCGCTGCTCGACAACGTGAACGGCGAACTCCGCCGGTTCCGGTACGAGGGAGGCGTGTGGCAGAGCGAGACGCTCGACGCTCCGCCCCTCGGCAGCGTCGGCATCGTGACCGCTAGCGACGACGACGACCGGTTCTTCTTCTCCTACAGCTCCTTTCTCCAGCCGACGACCCTCTTCCTGGCCGAGGCGGACGGCACGACGCGGTCGGTCACCCAGCTTCCGCCGTCCTTCGACGGGTCCGGCCTGACCGTCCAGCAGCTCGAAACCACATCCGAGGATGGCACGCGGGTGCCGTACTTCGTCGTCCACCGCGAGGACGTGACGCTGGACGGCTCGAACCCGACGCAACTCTATGGCTACGGCGGCTTCGAAGTCTCGCTGACGCCGTCGTACAGCGGCATCAACGGGTCGCTCTGGTTGGAGCGCGGTGGCGTGTTCGTGCTGGCCAACATCCGGGGCGGGGGCGAGTTCGGGCCGGCCTGGCACCGGGCGGCACAGCGGGAGAACCGCCAGCTCGCCTTCGACGACTTCCTGGCCGTCGCCGAGGACCTGATCGCGCGCGGCATCACGTCGCCCGAGCACCTGGGCATCCGGGGCGGCTCCAACGGCGGCCTGCTGACGGGCGCGGCGATGACGCAACGGCCCGACCTGTTCGGGGCCGTCGTGATCTCGGTGCCGCTCCTCGACATGCGCCGCTACCACACGCTCCTCGCAGGCGCCAGCTGGATGGCCGAATACGGGGACCCGGACAACCCGGACGACTGGGCATTCATCTCGCAGTACTCGCCGTACCAGAACCTCCGCGAGGGCGTCGCCTACCCGCGCCCGCTGTTCACCACCACGACGCGCGACGACCGCGTCCACCCGGGCCACGCGCGCAAGATGGCCGCCCGGATGGAGGCCATGGGCCTGCCGGTCGACTACGTCGAGAACACCGAGGGGGGCCACGGCTCGGGGGTCACGCCGGACCAGCAGGCGACCATGTGGGCGTCCATCTACACCTACCTCTGGCGCCAGTTGGGTGGCGCCGAGGGGTAG
- a CDS encoding oxidoreductase produces the protein MADAVSWSLRNLPRQTGRTALVTGANSGIGLEATRGLAALGARVIMACRSLDRAHAAADDVRRSLPGADLDVRELDLADLGSVAAFAETVDQPVDLLINNAGVMALPTRRETADGFEMQFGTNVLGHFALTARLLDRVLAAPDARVVWLSSIAHRNGVLNFDDLQSERAYDPWRAYQQSKLADLVLSIEMQRRLRAQNKPAISVAAHPGLASTNLSTDMMEGRPVLSALAGPVMGLVAMAPWRGALPTLVAAAGYDPQPGGYIGPDGFQEMRGDPAPAAISPQAVDTEAGRRLWEACETLTGVSMLSA, from the coding sequence ATGGCCGACGCCGTCTCCTGGTCCCTCCGCAATCTTCCCCGCCAGACGGGCCGCACGGCCCTCGTCACGGGCGCCAACTCCGGCATCGGTCTCGAAGCCACGCGCGGGCTCGCCGCCCTCGGCGCCCGCGTGATCATGGCGTGCCGCAGCCTCGACCGGGCCCACGCCGCCGCGGACGACGTCCGGCGGAGCCTCCCCGGCGCCGATCTCGACGTACGCGAGCTCGACCTCGCCGACCTCGGGAGCGTCGCAGCCTTCGCCGAGACCGTCGACCAGCCGGTGGACCTGCTCATCAACAACGCGGGCGTGATGGCGCTTCCGACGCGCCGCGAGACGGCCGACGGCTTCGAGATGCAGTTCGGGACCAACGTGCTCGGCCACTTCGCGCTGACGGCCCGGTTGCTCGACCGCGTCCTCGCCGCGCCGGACGCCCGGGTCGTTTGGCTGAGCAGCATCGCTCACCGCAACGGCGTGCTCAACTTCGACGACCTCCAGAGCGAGCGCGCCTACGACCCCTGGCGGGCCTACCAGCAGAGCAAGCTGGCCGACCTCGTGCTCTCGATCGAGATGCAGCGCCGGCTCCGCGCGCAAAACAAGCCCGCCATCAGCGTCGCCGCCCACCCGGGCCTGGCGTCGACGAACCTCTCGACGGACATGATGGAGGGGCGGCCGGTCCTCTCCGCGCTGGCGGGCCCCGTGATGGGTCTCGTGGCGATGGCCCCCTGGCGGGGCGCGCTGCCGACGCTCGTCGCCGCGGCCGGGTACGACCCCCAGCCCGGCGGCTACATCGGCCCGGATGGGTTCCAGGAGATGCGGGGCGACCCGGCGCCGGCCGCCATCTCGCCCCAGGCCGTCGACACCGAGGCGGGCCGGCGGCTGTGGGAGGCCTGCGAGACGCTCACGGGCGTGTCGATGCTCTCCGCATAG
- a CDS encoding acyl-CoA dehydrogenase has protein sequence MEALPFFADAPLWAAALGVLLVLFALGFTGAPLWAWAAAGLVALVGFGAPLWLTVAFGVLAAVFLITPIRRVLSGAVMGLMKKLEFLPVISSTEQEAIDAGTVWVEGELFSGKPDAKRLLAQDYAGLTDEEQAFLDGPVEELCQMVDDWDVWQRRDLSPETWQKLKDDRFFGLIVPKAYGGHGFSPSLNSAVVAKAASASSTLGITVMVPNSLGPAELLAHFGTDAQKDYWLPKLATGEVIPSFALTEPGAGSDAGAISSKGVVFTGDDGELYLRLNWRKRYITLAAISNVLGLAFKLEDPEELLGKGTDLGITCALVPTTAEGVVLGKRHDPLGVPFWNCPTEGHDVVVKLEDAIIGGAAGAGRGWRMLMQSLAAGRGISLPASGTAGIQQAARVAGAHALIRKQFGLSIGKFEGIEEPLARIGGWAYIAEASRRYTCGALDGGAAPAVVTAMMKYNITELFRKAVNDGMDVLGGNAISRGPRNPLAHAYIGLPVSITVEGANILTRTLMVFGQGAIRCHPYALKEMRALMTGDVKAFDSAFWPHIGHVVRNAFRGVGLSLTRGWLAGSPVSGPAARYWRKMAWTSATFAFLADLAMGTLGGDLKRKEKLTGRFADIFSWMYLGTAVLKRFDAEGQREEDRAFLDWSMQYAFAQIQDAFDGLFANLQVPGATWFFRGPLAAWSRFNRISDLPSDAVGHKVAAALQVPGEQRDRITPTVFTSMDPEHAYGRFDHAMRLCYEAEGVVSKIKAAIKRRELPRQHPATLIPLAIEGGVITRAEAEMLKTAEAARADAIQVDAFDNADYFASAVKPGEVTSATSGDGSAVGEVGFGGPASTEAGATAWSGAVVTEDPAAEPTA, from the coding sequence ATGGAAGCCCTTCCGTTCTTCGCCGACGCCCCGCTGTGGGCCGCCGCCCTCGGCGTGCTACTGGTCCTCTTCGCGCTCGGCTTTACCGGCGCCCCGCTCTGGGCCTGGGCCGCCGCTGGTCTCGTCGCCCTGGTGGGCTTCGGCGCGCCGCTCTGGCTGACGGTCGCGTTCGGCGTGCTCGCCGCCGTCTTCCTGATCACCCCGATCCGGCGCGTGCTCTCGGGTGCAGTGATGGGGCTGATGAAGAAGCTGGAGTTCCTGCCCGTCATCTCCAGCACCGAGCAGGAGGCCATCGACGCCGGTACGGTCTGGGTGGAGGGCGAGCTGTTCTCGGGCAAGCCGGACGCCAAGCGCCTCCTCGCGCAGGACTACGCGGGGCTGACCGACGAGGAGCAGGCGTTTCTGGACGGCCCCGTCGAGGAGCTCTGCCAGATGGTGGACGACTGGGACGTGTGGCAGCGCCGCGACCTGTCGCCGGAGACCTGGCAGAAGCTCAAGGACGACAGGTTCTTCGGCCTCATCGTGCCCAAGGCCTACGGCGGCCACGGCTTCAGCCCGTCGCTCAACAGCGCGGTCGTCGCCAAGGCGGCCTCGGCGTCCAGCACGCTGGGCATCACCGTCATGGTGCCCAACTCGCTCGGTCCGGCGGAACTGCTGGCGCACTTCGGCACAGACGCGCAGAAGGACTACTGGCTCCCGAAGCTGGCGACCGGCGAGGTGATCCCCTCGTTCGCGCTCACCGAGCCCGGCGCGGGCTCCGATGCAGGCGCGATCTCCTCGAAGGGCGTGGTGTTCACCGGCGACGACGGCGAACTCTACCTCCGCCTGAACTGGCGGAAGCGCTACATCACGCTGGCCGCGATCTCGAACGTGCTCGGCCTCGCGTTCAAACTGGAGGACCCCGAGGAGTTGCTCGGCAAGGGCACCGACCTGGGCATCACGTGCGCCCTCGTCCCGACGACTGCCGAGGGCGTCGTCCTGGGCAAGCGGCACGACCCGCTGGGCGTCCCGTTCTGGAACTGCCCGACCGAGGGCCACGACGTGGTGGTCAAGCTGGAGGACGCCATCATCGGCGGCGCGGCGGGCGCGGGCCGCGGCTGGCGCATGCTGATGCAGTCGCTCGCGGCCGGGCGCGGCATCTCGCTGCCCGCCTCGGGCACCGCGGGGATCCAGCAGGCGGCTCGCGTCGCAGGCGCGCACGCGCTCATCCGCAAGCAGTTCGGGCTCTCGATCGGCAAGTTCGAGGGCATCGAGGAGCCGCTGGCCCGCATCGGCGGCTGGGCCTACATCGCCGAGGCGTCGCGGCGTTACACCTGCGGCGCGCTCGACGGGGGCGCGGCCCCGGCCGTGGTCACGGCCATGATGAAGTACAACATCACCGAGCTGTTCCGGAAGGCCGTCAACGACGGCATGGACGTGCTCGGCGGCAACGCCATCAGCCGCGGCCCGCGCAACCCGCTCGCCCACGCCTACATCGGCCTGCCCGTCTCGATCACGGTCGAGGGCGCCAACATCCTGACTCGCACGCTCATGGTCTTCGGCCAGGGGGCCATCCGCTGCCATCCATACGCGCTCAAGGAGATGCGGGCGCTGATGACGGGCGACGTGAAGGCGTTTGACTCGGCTTTCTGGCCTCACATCGGGCACGTCGTTCGCAACGCGTTCCGCGGCGTCGGCCTCTCGCTGACGCGGGGCTGGCTGGCGGGCTCGCCGGTCTCCGGCCCGGCCGCGCGCTACTGGCGCAAGATGGCCTGGACCAGCGCCACGTTCGCCTTCCTGGCCGACCTCGCCATGGGCACGCTCGGCGGCGACCTGAAGCGCAAGGAGAAGCTTACGGGCCGTTTCGCGGACATCTTCTCGTGGATGTACCTCGGCACGGCGGTTCTCAAGCGCTTCGACGCCGAGGGCCAGCGCGAGGAGGACCGCGCCTTCCTGGACTGGTCGATGCAGTACGCCTTCGCCCAGATTCAGGACGCCTTCGATGGCCTGTTCGCGAACCTCCAGGTGCCCGGCGCGACGTGGTTCTTCCGCGGCCCGCTCGCGGCCTGGAGCCGCTTCAACCGGATCTCTGATCTGCCGTCGGACGCGGTCGGTCACAAGGTCGCAGCGGCACTTCAGGTGCCCGGCGAGCAGCGCGACCGCATCACCCCGACTGTGTTCACGTCGATGGACCCTGAGCACGCGTACGGCCGCTTCGACCACGCCATGCGCCTCTGCTACGAGGCGGAAGGCGTCGTGTCGAAGATCAAGGCCGCCATCAAGCGCCGCGAGCTGCCCCGCCAGCACCCGGCTACGCTCATCCCGCTCGCCATCGAGGGCGGCGTCATCACGCGTGCCGAGGCGGAGATGCTGAAGACCGCCGAGGCCGCCCGCGCCGATGCCATTCAGGTCGATGCGTTCGACAACGCCGATTACTTCGCCTCGGCTGTGAAGCCGGGAGAGGTGACGTCGGCGACGAGCGGAGACGGCTCCGCGGTCGGGGAGGTCGGCTTCGGCGGCCCCGCGTCGACCGAGGCGGGCGCTACGGCCTGGAGCGGCGCGGTCGTCACCGAGGATCCGGCCGCCGAGCCGACTGCGTAG